In one window of Helianthus annuus cultivar XRQ/B chromosome 17, HanXRQr2.0-SUNRISE, whole genome shotgun sequence DNA:
- the LOC110920850 gene encoding uncharacterized protein LOC110920850 gives MDSMDLKGIAWVGHIYQKFEAMCLEVEEAMSQETAKYVENQVQTVGAGMKRFCSDVMQDLLPPSSKDLSRVASADLLLNPYLEFGIHKKPISNIKEDAINIDPVRVKGISEDKSNSNNDVWEDWSAASFNWEISDKDEANCDEILNETPVTTVFTKPSAKVVKRSRRISSSNILRAERKGTCESNGVVPQAGSQATSNTSTSQSIDNDGSNTDSCENSRHVPLTQIGSNVGANAKCGQSVDDEIIWPHTGSSADCSPDLGEETKNGASVQIVEPIEDELDSGFEETCVLVDGNEYHLDSHKEESRRSYKKKIQNAFSLKKKSARKQEYKKLAAQCSIVHAEMNIKSDEAIPVAHSLSENVKANKLATHDSLELEWELL, from the exons ATGGATTCCATGGATCTTAAAGGTATTGCATGGGTTGGTCATATATACCAAAAGTTTGAAGCAATGTGTTTGGAGGTTGAAGAAGCTATGTCTCAG GAAACAGCTAAATACGTTGAAAATCAAGTTCAGACTGTCGGCGCAGGTATGAAAAGATTCTGTTCTGATGTCATGCAGGATCTGCTTCCACCATCATCAAAGGATCTCTCTAGAGTTGCTAGTGCTGACTTGTTACTTAACCCGTATCTCGAATTCGGAATACACAAGAAACCGATATCAAACATCAAGGAAGATGCTATCAATATCGACCCTGTTCGTGTCAAGGGTATTTCTGAGGATAAATCAAACTCCAACAACGATGTTTGGGAAGACTGGTCTGCTGCATCGTTTAATTGGGAAATAAGTGATAAAGATGAAgcaaattgtgacgagatattgAACGAAACCCCCGTCACGACTGTATTTACTAAACCCAGTGCAAAGGTAGTGAAAAGATCTAGACGTATCTCCTCTAGCAACATCTTAAGAGCAGAACGTAAAG GTACATGTGAAAGTAATGGGGTGGTTCCTCAGGCGGGTTCGCAGGCTACTTCTAATACATCGACTTCTCAGTCCATTGATAATGATGGATCTAATACAG ATTCGTGCGAAAATAGCAGGCATGTGCCTCTTACTCAGATAGGTTCAAATGTCGGTGCTAATGCTAAGTGTGGTCAATCTGTTGATGACGAGATTATTTGGCCTCATACAG GAAGTTCAGCAGATTGCAGTCCAGATTTAGGAGAGGAAACTAAAAATGGAGCTAGCGTGCAAATCGTGGAACCTATTGAAGATGAGCTTGATTCGGGATTTGAGGAAACATGCGTTTTAGTGGATGGAAATGAATATCATCTTGACAGCCATAAAGAAGAATCAAGACGGTCATACAAG AAAAAGATTCAAAACGCGTTTTCTTTAAAAAAGAAATCCGCAAGGAAACAGGAGTACAAGAAACTTGCTGCACAATGTAGCATTGTCCATGCAGAAATGAACATAAAATCTGACGAGGCAATTCCCGTTGCACACTCCCTTTCAGAAAACGTAAAAGCAAATAAGCTAGCAACTCATGACTCACTAGAGTTGGAATGGGAGCTTCTCTAG